One window of the Rhipicephalus microplus isolate Deutch F79 chromosome 2, USDA_Rmic, whole genome shotgun sequence genome contains the following:
- the LOC142791002 gene encoding uncharacterized protein LOC142791002, with protein sequence MHTCPRCPFSSAKFCKVIWHIRDHRHDTDFSVMCGVQGCAKTYHEFESYRRHIYRCHRSYVELDEPQQGNAAGSVTPRLDATTDVTAFDDAELPSSSSFAEDTSNGQESTCTVTAHGSSSSIHDFTLKVKKQMCLLFFRVAEVHKLPHSITESIFADFKDTFFDIMKAFASQIQQNIPLDSAGEDVQKLLACDFLEDVFQSASTKSLRENFAKEHLPYVKPEEHILAVGETFQYVPIRRVLQNLMLSETFRERLDQSFTIGQPSPVLRSFFDGVFFKEKLSALLENGAQYTLFLVLYSDELEIVNPLGSKRGIHKVIVVYFSVLNLHARHRSQLRSIHVALVAPYRLVDKHGMKAILEPVVSDIVRLEATGFTVHINSATAKVRAILVAFSGDNLSMNRLGGFTCCFNRGRPCRFCTAPYATFSSVFHEMDVRIRNKSLHETHIEGARVNQPLSTALYGVKGESPLLNIWYFDATLQLPPDLMHDVLEGSIPHVLKHVLQGLISTNVIRYSDLDCITAFSFGAHDKKNKPQAVEKHFLTSKTPYKGTASQKWCLFRFLSLMIGDIVPELNEHWEVYLLFKRIVDLIFADSLPHDHLACLQDDIRYFSSSFEILYPGHVIPKLHFLVHYPRLINELGPLKQYWCMRYEAKHQYLKSIAVRNQNFRNICKTIAGRHQLLQSYELCNSEFHNSIQTTKARPLKEKDLPPCMAEVFSPGVPVWKVNSVTVDQITYKVKDVVILQKAILPSFGQISELYIYCGDVFCLVNVLGNTMFDRHRWCYVVEKTSEQKLVKPTNLASSQILDLYFDSRLVLRPEVMLTG encoded by the coding sequence ATGCATACGTGCCCACGGTGCCCGTTTTCGTCGGCAAAGTTTTGCAAGGTCATATGGCACATCAGAGATCATCGCCACGATACGGATTTTTCTGTCATGTGTGGTGTGCAAGGGTGTGCAAAGACATATCACGAGTTCGAATCGTACCGGAGACACATTTACCGCTGCCATAGAAGCTACGTGGAGCTCGACGAGCCTCAACAGGGGAACGCTGCAGGAAGTGTTACACCGCGGCTGGATGCTACAACAGATGTCACTGCTTTCGACGACGCAGAATTGCCTTCTTCGAGCTCATTTGCCGAAGATACGAGCAACGGACAAGAAAGTACCTGCACTGTGACTGCACACGGTTCTTCTAGCTCTATTCACGACTTCACACTAAAAGTCAAGAAGCAgatgtgtttacttttttttcgcgTAGCTGAAGTGCACAAGCTGCCGCACTCTATAACAGAGAGCATTTTTGCCGATTTCAAGGACACCTTTTTTGACATAATGAAGGCATTTGCTTCTCAAATACAACAAAACATCCCCTTAGATTCTGCTGGAGAAGATGTGCAAAAGTTGCTTGCTTGTGACTTTCTGGaagatgtgttccaaagtgcCAGCACGAAGTCACTCCGGGAAAATTTCGCAAAGGAACATCTTCCTTATGTCAAACCCGAGGAGCACATTCTTGCTGTTGGCGAGACATTTCAGTATGTGCCTATACGTCGTGTCCTCCAAAACCTGATGTTGTCCGAGACTTTTCGTGAACGTTTAGACCAAAGCTTCACAATTGGGCAGCCATCACCAGTTCTCCGAAGTTTTTTTGATGGTGTATTCTTCAAGGAAAAACTGTCGGCACTTCTGGAGAACGGGGCACAATACACTCTGTTTCTTGTTCTTTACAGCGATGAGCTCGAGATTGTGAACCCCTTGGGGTCAAAACGAGGCATTCATAAAGTAATTGTTGTGTACTTTAGTGTGCTCAACCTACATGCTCGTCACAGGTCACAGCTACGCTCCATACATGTAGCTCTTGTTGCGCCATACAGGCTTGTTGACAAGCATGGCATGAAGGCAATCTTGGAACCTGTTGTTTCAGACATTGTGAGATTGGAAGCAACCGGCTTTACAGTGCACATAAATTCAGCTACTGCTAAAGTCAGAGCAATTCTCGTTGCATTTAGTGGCGACAACCTTTCTATGAATAGGCTGGGTGGATTTACCTGTTGTTTTAACAGAGGGCGCCcgtgcaggttttgcactgcaccATATGCAACTTTTAGCTCTGTATTCCATGAAATGGATGTGCGAATTCGAAACAAGAGTTTGCATGAAACTCACATTGAAGGTGCTAGGGTGAACCAGCCACTAAGCACTGCACTTTATGGTGTGAAAGGTGAATCGCCCCTTTTAAACATTTGGTACTTTGATGCAACACTGCAGCTACCGCCGGACCTGATGCACGATGTGCTTGAGGGAAGCATACCTCACGTTTTAAAGCATGTTTTGCAAGGCCTCATCAGTACCAATGTTATTAGATATTCAGACCTAGATTGcatcacagcattcagttttggTGCACATGACAAGAAAAACAAACCACAAGCTGTCGAAAAACACTTTCTTACTTCGAAAACTCCATATAAGGGCACTGCATCGCAGAAGTGGTGCCTGTTTAGGTTTTTGTCCCTTATGATTGGAGACATTGTTCCGGAACTCAACGAGCACTGGGAAGTGTACTTGCTTTTCAAAAGGATTGTTGACCTCATATTTGCTGACAGCCTTCCACATGACCACCTTGCATGTCTGCAGGATGACATTCGTTACTTTTCATCTTCTTTTGAGATTCTGTACCCTGGCCACGTAATTCCGAAACTTCATTTCCTGGTGCATTATCCAAGACTAATCAATGAACTTGGCCCACTGAAGCAATACTGGTGTATGCGCTATGAGGCCAAACATCAGTATCTCAAATCCATTGCTGTGCGTAACCAAAATTTCAGGAATATTTGTAAGACAATTGCGGGGCGACACCAGTTATTACAGAGCTATGAACTCTGTAATTCAGAGTTTCACAACTCTATTCAGACAACTAAAGCCAGGCCTTTAAAAGAGAAAGATTTGCCCCCTTGCATGGCTGAAGTTTTCTCACCCGGCGTTCCTGTGTGGAAAGTTAATTCTGTGACTGTCGATCAGATAACGTACAAAGTCAAAGATGTGGTCATTCTGCAGAAAGCCATACTACCTAGTTTTGGACAGATCTCAGAGCTGTACATATATTGTGGAGATGTGTTTTGTCTTGTGAATGTGCTCGGGAATACAATGTTTGACAGACATCGTTGGTGCTATGTCGTCGAGAAAACATCAGAACAGAAACTTGTCAAACCGACAAACCTTGCATCATCACAGATTCTCGACCTCTACTTTGATTCTCGACTTGTGTTAAGGCCTGAAGTAATGCTGACTGGTTGA